A stretch of the Atribacterota bacterium genome encodes the following:
- a CDS encoding type II secretion system protein, giving the protein MFMYLQKNKKGFTLIELMVVVAIIGILALLGLRLYSGQQAKAKEAIVKANAGTIQTLIQAELADTATVTVADIFAKSGIFNPFTNTKQADSATGKGNVVVSLGTAITGSDVAESGVYFINGYKEDGANFVYDLSLTARR; this is encoded by the coding sequence ATGTTCATGTACTTACAAAAAAACAAAAAAGGTTTTACCTTAATCGAATTGATGGTCGTCGTGGCCATTATCGGTATCCTGGCACTGTTAGGATTGAGACTGTATTCCGGACAGCAGGCTAAAGCTAAGGAAGCTATAGTAAAAGCCAATGCTGGTACCATTCAAACCTTGATTCAAGCCGAGTTAGCAGATACAGCCACTGTAACTGTTGCTGATATATTCGCAAAGTCTGGAATATTCAATCCTTTTACTAATACTAAACAGGCGGATAGCGCAACTGGAAAAGGGAATGTGGTAGTAAGCCTTGGAACTGCTATAACAGGTAGTGATGTAGCTGAATCCGGTGTTTACTTTATTAATGGATATAAGGAAGATGGAGCTAATTTTGTTTATGATCTTAGTTTAACTGCCAGAAGATAA
- a CDS encoding type II secretion system protein has product MKNKKGFTLIELMVVVAIIGILALIGLRIYAGQQNKSKDALLKGNVSTIHSLIQSELADNTVSNVEVWGMVDNIINKSGIHLPAGSPQTTNIPGMGATEPDITGNGGWVFVFVDDVSNPAVFYINGVNAEESGWVFENHLEAKK; this is encoded by the coding sequence ATGAAAAATAAAAAAGGTTTTACCTTGATTGAATTAATGGTTGTGGTAGCAATAATTGGAATTTTAGCCTTAATCGGGCTTAGAATCTACGCTGGTCAACAGAACAAATCTAAAGACGCCTTATTAAAAGGAAATGTTTCCACGATCCACTCACTTATTCAATCCGAATTGGCTGACAATACAGTAAGCAACGTGGAGGTTTGGGGAATGGTAGATAATATTATTAATAAATCCGGTATCCATCTTCCTGCTGGCAGTCCCCAGACCACAAATATTCCAGGAATGGGTGCTACAGAACCTGATATAACAGGAAATGGCGGCTGGGTCTTTGTCTTTGTAGATGATGTTTCTAATCCTGCTGTATTTTATATCAATGGTGTCAATGCGGAGGAGTCTGGCTGGGTTTTTGAAAATCATCTGGAGGCAAAAAAATAA